One Bemisia tabaci chromosome 7, PGI_BMITA_v3 DNA window includes the following coding sequences:
- the LOC109035835 gene encoding transcription termination factor, mitochondrial, with translation MNRSVFQICLSAIHGPTSIPSRSVMKQMSKFSIAHVSNRSYFVNFILGDRQFNMPVHVEKKQEEGLSLQSFSLFQSFKTRNERRLKICELLQCSSADANSIMQIAINQRLFDDPETSATFFDKLKLLHQIGLDAKLVAQHQWLFDFSLGELEKKIEAFRQKEGVLKIDELNLLKLRKAELLDLLDLLEEDRESLMETRIDFFSREFGLSIPEVCSLLVERSFLRRKSLQQIMSIYQKLKDAGVSKSEIRNDFWIFKHKKQTIEERIQLAKRLQFDQFKCWMSRCNLRALKRSAEILTANKKILDKYKTREALLMEKLHIDEAEVGRICDTYPQLSKIRETKILHMIDFLMSEGITEDQIRAHPKILCHSPRTLKKRINELVKLGAHVPNVYVFCLNQRLYDRYIEKFLGGSASSSVNEGPVKSSSKL, from the exons ATGAATCGATCAGTGTTTCAAATATGCCTCAGTGCGATTCATGGACCAACAAGTATCCCATCCAGAAGTGTGATGAAGCAGATGTCTAAGTTCTCTATCGCTCATGTATCGAATCGCTCTTACTTTGTGAATTTCATTCTGGGTGATCGTCAGTTTAATATGCCTGTGCATGTGgaaaagaaacaagaagaagGTCTTTCCCTCCAGTCTTTCAGTCTGTTTCAATCATTCAAAACAAGGAATGAAAGGCGATTAAAAATTTGCGAGTTATTACAATGTAGCTCAGCAGATGCGAACAGCATTATGCAAATAGCTATCAATCAGAGGCTATTTGATGATCCTGAAACGAGTGCGAcgttctttgataaattgaagCTCCTTCATCAAATAGGATTAGACGCTAAACTAGTTGCACAACACCAGTggctctttgatttttctttag gtgagctagaaaaaaaaattgaggcattTCGCCAAAAGGAAGGAGTCTTAAAAATAGATGAATTAAATCTCTTGAAGTTGCGAAAGGCTGAGTTACTAGATCTGTTAGATCTGTTGGAAGAGGATAGAGAAAGCCTAATGGAgactagaatcgattttttctcGCGAGAATTTGGT CTCTCAATTCCTGAAGTTTGTTCGTTATTAGTGGAACGCTcgtttttaagaagaaaaagtttGCAGCAAATAATGTCAATATACCAAAAGCTCAAAG aTGCTGGTGTATCTAAAAGTGAAATTAGAaatgatttttggattttcaaacATAAGAAGCAAACAATAGAGGAGAGAATCCAATTAGCAAAGCGTCTTCAGTTTGATCAGTTTAAATGCTGGATGAGCCGATGCAACCTAAGAGCCCTCAAAAG GTCAGCTGAAATATTGACCGCCaacaagaaaattttggataaataTAAGACAAGAGAAGCTCTTTTGATGGAGAAATTGCATATTGATGAAGCAGAGGTCGGAAGAATTTGTGATACGTATCCCCAACTGTCAAAAATCAGGGAGACGAAAATTCTCCACATGATAGATTTTCTCATGTCAGAAGGTATCACCGAAGATCAAATAAGAGCACATCCAAAGATCCTTTGTCACAGTCCAAGAACGctaaaa AAGCGAATAAATGAGTTGGTAAAACTTGGTGCTCATGTGCCGAATGTATATGTGTTCTGTTTGAATCAACGTCTTTATGATAGGTACATTGAAAAGTTTTTAGGCGGTAGTGCATCTTCCTCAGTGAATGAAGGACCGGTGAAATCGAGTTCAAAACTCTGA